From the Nitrospira sp. genome, one window contains:
- a CDS encoding phosphodiester glycosidase family protein, producing the protein MNSSGQWRYSVVRWIGFAVTTLFVLPGVCLGQHISWERLSEGLMVSVWKPIHSCPTVPTMLVVDLDPERTRFSVHNYAQEGFTQPPKIGEWQHRTGHPLVFNAGLFRENFTYLGLLYQSGRSVGSRRHSSWKGLFVAEPTAIGVKKARVLDLASDTFDEQRPVYGEVAQALMLLDQSGKIRVRDSGKYAYQTIVAETERGHILVFKSLGVVPLYDIGRCFKETLPTIRRAMAMDGGSSSDLRIVESLWEKDLHSQEGDSWKSLFSGSTSFHIPLPTVIGVSPR; encoded by the coding sequence ATGAACAGCAGCGGTCAGTGGCGATATAGTGTTGTGCGCTGGATCGGATTCGCGGTTACGACTCTGTTCGTGTTACCTGGAGTGTGTCTCGGTCAGCATATTTCCTGGGAACGCCTTTCCGAGGGCCTCATGGTTTCCGTCTGGAAGCCTATCCACTCCTGCCCCACAGTGCCAACCATGCTGGTAGTTGATCTAGATCCGGAGCGGACGAGATTCTCTGTTCACAATTATGCGCAAGAAGGATTCACGCAACCACCCAAGATTGGGGAGTGGCAACATCGAACCGGTCATCCTCTCGTGTTCAATGCAGGGCTATTTCGTGAAAATTTCACGTACCTCGGGCTTCTCTACCAATCTGGTCGTTCGGTGGGAAGTCGCCGGCATAGTTCGTGGAAAGGGTTGTTCGTGGCAGAACCGACTGCTATAGGTGTGAAGAAAGCGAGGGTGCTTGATTTGGCATCTGACACGTTTGATGAGCAGCGGCCCGTGTATGGAGAAGTGGCACAAGCCCTGATGCTGCTCGACCAATCCGGCAAGATCCGTGTCCGTGACTCAGGAAAGTATGCCTACCAGACGATCGTCGCCGAGACCGAACGGGGACATATTCTGGTCTTTAAAAGTCTAGGCGTGGTGCCGCTTTATGATATCGGCCGCTGCTTCAAGGAGACGCTCCCCACTATCCGTCGGGCCATGGCGATGGATGGAGGGTCATCGTCCGATCTACGCATTGTGGAATCACTGTGGGAGAAGGATCTACATAGTCAGGAAGGAGATTCATGGAAGAGTTTGTTCAGCGGCAGCACGAGTTTCCATATCCCGCTCCCCACCGTGATTGGGGTGAGTCCCAGATAA